One window of the Trypanosoma brucei gambiense DAL972 chromosome 5, complete sequence genome contains the following:
- a CDS encoding T. brucei spp.-specific protein, translating to MERKQKKTRSMYSFVVFFFSKKRKDFTAVLTSFLSFLLFCLLSFVPPTSQDVIKCIFTGEHHKKATEAWGTSAHINIHKHTHTHTKKKEAMKGKAKEGSERSCIKFAGLLVSVACLISCGME from the coding sequence atggaaagaaaacaaaagaagaccCGTTCGATGTacagttttgttgttttttttttttcaaaaaaaagaaaggatttTACTGCCGTTTtaacttctttcctttcctttcttcttttttgtctcctCTCCTTTGTCCCACCTACTTCTCAGGACGTGATAAAGTGTATATTTACGGGAGAGCATCACAAGAAAGCGACGGAAGCTTGGGGGACAAGCgcacacataaacatacataaacacacacacacacacacaaaaaaaaaggaagcgatgAAGGGGAAGGCAAAGGAGGGGAGTGAAAGGAGTTGTATAAAATTTGCAGGGCTGTTAGTGAGTGTTGCATGCTTGATTAGCTGCGGTATGGAGTGA
- a CDS encoding ecotin, putative has protein sequence MFGSRKASRRRSYRSRSTMGSRVDIDFCKFEEPPSPREGERRCLFVLDPLEHYVESKDRMVELLPGRVETVDGVNTYYINGCTTEEKFPGLDYTCYRVDLRDTYRSRCAVPPEATPEEKFISHRHRKLIPYNSRKPVVVYLPEDAQLHYRIWTGGQEVVAKKAEE, from the coding sequence atgtttgGTTCCCGAAAGGCCTCTCGACGCAGGTCGTACAGGAGCAGGTCGACAATGGGGTCACGTGTGGATATTGATTTTTGTAAGTTTGAGGAACCTCCGTCACCACGGGAAGGGGAGAGACGCTGCTTATTTGTACTTGATCCACTTGAGCACTACGTGGAGAGCAAAGATCGCATGGTGGAATTACTACCGGGACGTGTGGAGACGGTTGATGGTGTGAATACATATTACATCAATGGGTGTACCACAGAAGAGAAGTTTCCTGGACTTGATTACACTTGTTACAGGGTGGATCTCCGAGACACGTACCGATCGCGATGCGCAGTACCACCTGAGGCCACACCTGAGGAGAAATTTATTTCACATCGACACCGAAAGTTGATCCCGTACAACAGTCGGAAGCCGGTGGTGGTTTACCTGCCCGAGGACGCCCAGTTGCACTACCGTATTTGGACGGGCGGCCAGGAGGTGGTGGCCAAGAAAGCCGAAGAATaa
- a CDS encoding ribonucleoprotein p18, mitochondrial precursor,putative, which produces MMRRVYSPVFCSVAAARFAATSAAKKYDLFGYEVDTNTAPWIEKIKKCKYYDEAGEVLVNMNVSNCPPDIATYNATLQCIYQSPSKQSTPVDNESKFCAMMDLLEEMQHRNRLKPNEESWTWVMKECVKSGQFRLGYCIQQVMETECKGCPADLVKANEANAQKAKTEGKEHPGHLSQQAGLFDVKVE; this is translated from the coding sequence ATGATGCGCCGTGTTTATTCCCCGGTGTTTTGCAGTGTTGCCGCTGCCCGCTTTGCCGCCACCAGCGCCGCGAAGAAGTATGATTTATTTGGTTATGAGGTGGATACCAACACTGCACCATGGATTGAAAAGATCAAGAAGTGCAAGTATTACGACGAAGCCGGGGAGGTGCTCGTAAACATGAACGTCAGTAACTGCCCGCCGGATATCGCCACATATAATGCCACGCTCCAGTGTATTTACCAGTCCCCCTCGAAGCAGTCGACACCCGTGGATAATGAAAGTAAGTTCTGCGCGATGATGGATTTGTTGGAGGAGATGCAGCACCGTAACAGGTTAAAACCTAACGAAGAATCCTGGACATGGGTGATGAAGGAGTGCGTAAAGAGTGGCCAGTTCCGCCTCGGTTACTGCATTCAACAGGTGATGGAAACGGAATGTAAGGGATGCCCAGCAGATCTCGTAAAGGCCAATGAAGCCAATGCACAGAAGGCGAaaacagaggggaaagaacaTCCAGGGCACCTTTCACAGCAGGCAGGATTGTTTGATGTAAAGGTAGAGTAA